The genomic segment TCGAAGACCAAATGGGATAAGACCTTTGTCACAAGAATTGCATTCACTGGCGGCGATTATGTTGGGACCACTCAGTTTTCACCAATTTCAATCGGCGGTGTTGTTCGACTCGATTTAGCCAACCGTGCAGCCAGTAAAGCAACAACGACAAACTCAGCTAATGGAGCGCCGATAGGTGGTGATAGCTATACGGTTGACGGCGCCGGACGAATTATAGCGAGAGCAACGACAAACCCGGGTATTGACCCATGGCTACGAAGAGATGGCTCTAATTCCATGTCAGGCTCTTTAAACATGGGTGGAAACTCTATTAGTAGCGCTTTAGATATAAATGCAACCCGAAACATTGTGGCTAACAACAATATCACGGCTGCTAGAAATTTAAGGGCAAATTCAAGTATTACCGCAGGCCAAGATATTTATGCCAGCCGTAATATTACAGCAGCTGTAAACCTCAGGGCTAACCGGGATATAAGCGCAGGAAGAAATATATCTGCAACAAACAATATGTATGCGAGAGACTATTGGATTAGTAGAAAAGGTAAGTATGCCAGCCAAGGCGTTCACTATATGACAATTGCCAGAAATGGTAATTATGTACCTAAACCAGCTTGCAATAGTTCTATCGGATCATCGCCTCAAGTATTTGTCACGCCAGTCATGTACTCCGATAACTCTAATGGTAGAGCAATTGGTGCGGTTCAGGTATGGGCATCCAATGCAGGTTCTAGTTGGCGAATCAATATTCGAATTCTTGTCTCATCAGGCTGGGTTTCAGCGCCCTCGTCATATCGTTTAGCGGCTGTCTCAACGAAATGCAGCTAAGGTTTTTATGACTAAGAACGGACACTTTATTACAAATAGCTGTTTTGCTGCGCTGACCTATTGGAGTAATGAAA from the Methylomarinum sp. Ch1-1 genome contains:
- a CDS encoding type II secretion system protein gives rise to the protein MKSFKNQSGFTLVELIMVMGLLMLASALAIRTQVIEAQRLRADAMGKDIQTYNSAVRSFMVDKGASSVGNYAGVNWLKHAGSCAAGSASKAYLPCGFQSKTKWDKTFVTRIAFTGGDYVGTTQFSPISIGGVVRLDLANRAASKATTTNSANGAPIGGDSYTVDGAGRIIARATTNPGIDPWLRRDGSNSMSGSLNMGGNSISSALDINATRNIVANNNITAARNLRANSSITAGQDIYASRNITAAVNLRANRDISAGRNISATNNMYARDYWISRKGKYASQGVHYMTIARNGNYVPKPACNSSIGSSPQVFVTPVMYSDNSNGRAIGAVQVWASNAGSSWRINIRILVSSGWVSAPSSYRLAAVSTKCS